The Bacteroidota bacterium region GGAAGGTAATCCCGATGACTTGGATTCGAAGAAACTCAGGGAACTGTATACCATGGGTGTGAATCGCTTGAGTGTTGGCGTTCAGTCCTTTTCGGATGCGGATTTGTTGCTGTTGAATCGCAACCACAATGCCCAACAAGCCGATCGTTGCATCAAGGCGGCGCAGGACTTGGGCATCGACAACATCACCCTTGACTTGATTTACGGCATTCCCGGCAGCGGATGGAAACAATGGCAGGCAAATGTGGACCAAGCTATCGCGCTCCAAGTCCCACATGTGTCTGCCTACGCGCTCACGGTCGAGGAAAAAACCTTGCTTCACCACCAAATTGAAAAGGGAATGCTGACCGCAGAGCCCGATGCAACCCACGAAGCACAGTACTTCCACCTGATCGATCGCTTGGGTGAGGCGGGAATCGAGCAATACGAACTCAGCAATTTTGCCAAACCCGGCTACCGTTCGCGGCACAACGGTGCCTATTGGAAGGGAATTCCCTACCTCGGTTTGGGACCTTCCGCGCATTCTTACAATGGCACGACCCGCACCAACAATGTCGCCAACAATGCCGTCTATTTGCGGGCCTTGGACGAAGGTCGCCTCGCCATTGCAAGCCAAGAAACACTTTCCGACCGCGACCAGCTCAATGAATACCTGATGACGCAGCTGCGCATCGTCGAGGGACTAGACTTGCAACTTCTCAAGGAAAAATGGGGCTTTGACTTGCTGTATCAAGAGGAAGAGCTCGTCCAAGAATGGCTTTCGGAGGATCTCATTCGGATTGAAAACAACCACCTGCGACTGACGCGACATGGTTTTATGGTTTCGGATGGGATCATTCGGGAGTTGTTTGTGGTTTGAGGATCGCTCACCACTCTGGCGGAATCTACCTCGGTGTCAACGGTTGCTCCACAAAGGCTTTCACCAAGGCCGGCAGATCGGCGGTCAATTCGTTGGAGCGAATGTCCAAATCCCGAATCATGCCGCCTCCATCGATCAGATAATTCGCGGGAATGGCTTTCAGGAGGTATTGGCTCACCTCGGTGCTCTGTGCACCATTGGGTAACCGAATATGCGTAGCCCAGTTCAATCCAGCTTCTTTGAGTCCGGCGCGCCATTGGGCTTCGGTGTCATCCAAACTCGCGCAGACCAAGACGACGCCATTGTCGGCAAACAATTTTTCAAGCGAATCCATTTTGGCATTCTCGACGCGGGAGAATTCGCAGTAAGAGGCCCAGAATTGCAGCAAAACAGGTTTTCCACGCAGGGCGCTCAGGTCAAACGGCTTGCCATTGGCATCCGTCGCGGTGATGTTGGCGGCAATTTCGCCGATGCGACGATTGGCCTCTTGGTTCAGCGCATTGTTGAGCGCGGAGGCTGCAGGTGAGCCCGGCAGCTCGGACTGAATGCGGGCAGTCATTTTTTCAAGGTAATGGTAGTTGCCATTAACCGTAAGAGACAAGGCAGCGTGGGCGCGCAAGACAGGAATGCTGACCGTGTCGCAAAACGTCCGCAGATAGTCCCGGTAAACCACCATCGCCCGGTCGGTGACCACCTCGACTTCACGCCATTTGGTCGAATCCACCTTGCGGTCAATTGCATCGAGTTCTGCTTCAGACCCCGCGAAGGTCAGGTAAAGCCGATATTGGGTCAGGTTAAAATCGCGCAAAAGTTGCGACCTTGGGCTTCCTGTCACCTGAAAGGCCTCCATTTCATCGACCTTCGCATTCACGGTCAAGGCATCAAACTCGGGCATGAGCAAAATTCTGCCGCCATTTTTGATGCGGAGTTGAAAAATTGCATCCTTCATTCCCTTGGCGGTTACGGAGAATTTACCTTCTCCATCCGTTTCCACTTCTTTCACAGGAATCGCCGAAATGCCTTCCAAGCGTTCCAATTGCATTGATTTGCCATCCAACCCCTCGATTTGCCCTTCGACACGAAACTCATCTTCCCCTTTTTCAGGTTGGCCACAACTTGCGACCATCAGCACGGCCAAGAAAAGCGGAAAAACGATTTTGTGGATCTTGATTTTAGCGAACAACATGCGTTTGGAAGCGATTATCGGTTCAATATCGTCCATTCGAAGAAAAAGGAGGATTCAAGGTTTGCAAGACGAAGGGGCCGCCAAACCCAATGGACTACAGTTCAATATTAGAAAAACACAGGTTGGAGATCAAGGTCTATTTTGAGGCTTGCCGACTCAGCGGGAAATGGTAAATTGAATCCCATGAAGCAGGAACGTTATTCCTTTTTTGAAGATGTTTGGGACGTGGTGCGGCTTATTCCAAAAGGTCGGGTAACCACATATGGCGCGATCGCCGAGTATCTCGGGACAAAAATGAGTGCCCGCATGGTCGGCTGGGCGATGAATGTGAGTCCCGCCGATGTTCCTGCACAACGTGTGGTGAACCGCAACGGCCTCCTCACGGGCAAACACCATTTCCCTGAACCGGGGATGATGCAAGCATTGCTGGAAAAGGAGGGCATTACTGTCGTCGACGATAAAGTTCAAGATTTGCCGAAAGTGATTTGGCATCCCAAGGAACTGGAAACTTGATGGACGAGGCGCAGCCATTGGTGGCATCTGAATTTCACCTGCCGGTTAACAAAATCAAGACTTCACAGTTCAATTTGAATCAATCTCAAAATTCGATCATGCGTCAAAAATTATTTACCTGGGCAACGTTGGTGTGCTTGATGTTCGTTCACCTCGCCCTCAAATCACAAAATATGAATCAGACGGTCTATCAATTCACTGTTCAGGATATCCACGGAAAGGATGTCTCACTCGATCAATTCAAAGGAAAGGTCCTGCTCATTGTGAACGTCGCCAGCGAATGCGGCTACACCCCACAATACGCCGACCTTCAAGCATTGTATGAATCACACAAGGATAAAGGCCTGGTAGTCTTGGGCTTTCCTGCCAATGAATTCGGTGCGCAGGAGCCGGGAACCAATGCGGAAATCCTGACCTTTTGCAGCACCAAGTTTGGTGTGGACTTCCCGATGTTTTCCAAGATTGTTGTTAAAGGAGAAGATCAACATCCACTCTACAAATTCCTTACGCATAGCGATTTGAATGGTTCTGTTGATGCCGATATGAAATGGAATTTCCAGAAGTTCCTGATCAGCCGTGAAGGCAAGGTGCTCCGCAGCATCAAACCCGGCATGTCGGTCAACGACGAAGAGGCCCATGCCGCGATCGAGGCTGCGCTCAACTAAAAAACTGGCTTAAGCATTCAACGGTTCCACCGTCAAACTGAAATTTCAGTTGACCGTGGAACCGTTGTCGATTTTACCCTCTGGATTCAGCAGGTGCAACTTGCCGTTGGTGTCCTCAGCAAACAAAACCATGCCTTGGGATTCGATTCCCATCATCGGGCGCGGTGGCAGGTTGGCGAGGAAGGTGCATTGTTTGCCAATCAGGTCTTCCGGCGCGAAGTGCTCGGCGACTCCTGACAAAATCGTGCGCTGATCCAGCCCGCTGTCGATCAACAACTTGAACAGCTTTTTGCTCTTCTCGACGCGAGTGGCTTCCACAATCGTCCCAATCCGAATGTCCATTTTCTGGAAATCGGGAAAGGAGGTCATATCCTTGAATGGCGTCAAGGCGCCCGGTGCTTTTTCTTCCATTTTTTCGACTTGTTTTTCTTCTGTTTTTGCGGGTGCGGATTCCCCAGCTTTTGCCGCAGCCTGTTCTGCTTGGAGTGCAGCCTTGCGTTGCTGCAACTTATCAACCTGGGCAGCCACCACTTCGTCTGGCACGCGGCTGAAAAGGTGGGCGATCTCGGTGATGTTACCGCCTGCTTGTACGAAATCAAAGTTACCCGTCGTCACAGCCTCCCACTTCAGAGGCGCAATGCCGAGCATTTCAAAGATTTTTGCAGATGTACCCGGCATAAACGGCTCCGACGCGACAGCCAAAATTGCGGCGACGTTCAAACCAAGGTTCAAGACGTGACCTGCGGCTTCCTTGTCGGTTTTGACGAGTTTCCAAGGTTCGAGGTCGCTCAAATAGCGGTCACCTGCACGGGCAATCGCCATCATTTCATTCAACGCCTCCTTGAACCGAAATACCTTGATCAGTTCACCGACTTTGGTGAATGCATTCATCGCATCCCGAATGAGTACGTCATCCCTTTCCGATAAAGCACTACGCGAAGGAACGCCACCAAAATTCTTGATCGACAAGACTTTGATGCGGTTGACGAAGTTCGCGAAGGTATCAACGAGCTCGGTATTGCAACGCGTTTGATAGTCCTCCCAAGTGAAGTCGGCATCCTTGGTTTCCGGCATGATGGCCGTCAGTACGTAGCGCATCACATCTGCCTGACCGGGAAATTCCTTCAAATATTCATGCATCCAAACCGCCCAATTGCGCGAGGTGCTGAGTTTCTCGCCTTCGAGGTTCAAGAACTCGTTTGCGGGGACATTTTCCGGGACGATGTAGCCGCCCTGACCATGGAGGATGCAGGGGAAAATGATGCAATGGAAGACAATGTTGTCCTTTCCGATGAAGTGGTAAAGGGCAGTTTCCTTGTCCTTCCAATAAGGTTCCCAGTCCTTTCCGGTTGCG contains the following coding sequences:
- the metG gene encoding methionine--tRNA ligase — translated: MSESKRFKRYTVTSALPYANGPLHIGHLAGAYLPADIFVRYLRSCGEDVVYICGSDEHGTAIAMKALDEGTTPKAIVDKYHTMIKDAFQEFNVSFDIYSRTSNPIHHETAQEFFMNFYNKPVSDPFHLIRRKSTQLFDQEKEIFLADRFVMGTCPNCGNDRAYGNQCEKCGKDLSPDELINPKSRVSNTTPVKKDTEHWFLPLDKFHGWLNSYILEGHKDWKTNVYGQCKSWIDDLKPRAITRDLDWGVSVPVPEGKGKVLYVWFDAPIGYVSATKEWALATGKDWEPYWKDKETALYHFIGKDNIVFHCIIFPCILHGQGGYIVPENVPANEFLNLEGEKLSTSRNWAVWMHEYLKEFPGQADVMRYVLTAIMPETKDADFTWEDYQTRCNTELVDTFANFVNRIKVLSIKNFGGVPSRSALSERDDVLIRDAMNAFTKVGELIKVFRFKEALNEMMAIARAGDRYLSDLEPWKLVKTDKEAAGHVLNLGLNVAAILAVASEPFMPGTSAKIFEMLGIAPLKWEAVTTGNFDFVQAGGNITEIAHLFSRVPDEVVAAQVDKLQQRKAALQAEQAAAKAGESAPAKTEEKQVEKMEEKAPGALTPFKDMTSFPDFQKMDIRIGTIVEATRVEKSKKLFKLLIDSGLDQRTILSGVAEHFAPEDLIGKQCTFLANLPPRPMMGIESQGMVLFAEDTNGKLHLLNPEGKIDNGSTVN
- a CDS encoding glutathione peroxidase — translated: MRQKLFTWATLVCLMFVHLALKSQNMNQTVYQFTVQDIHGKDVSLDQFKGKVLLIVNVASECGYTPQYADLQALYESHKDKGLVVLGFPANEFGAQEPGTNAEILTFCSTKFGVDFPMFSKIVVKGEDQHPLYKFLTHSDLNGSVDADMKWNFQKFLISREGKVLRSIKPGMSVNDEEAHAAIEAALN
- a CDS encoding AhpC/TSA family protein, which translates into the protein MLFAKIKIHKIVFPLFLAVLMVASCGQPEKGEDEFRVEGQIEGLDGKSMQLERLEGISAIPVKEVETDGEGKFSVTAKGMKDAIFQLRIKNGGRILLMPEFDALTVNAKVDEMEAFQVTGSPRSQLLRDFNLTQYRLYLTFAGSEAELDAIDRKVDSTKWREVEVVTDRAMVVYRDYLRTFCDTVSIPVLRAHAALSLTVNGNYHYLEKMTARIQSELPGSPAASALNNALNQEANRRIGEIAANITATDANGKPFDLSALRGKPVLLQFWASYCEFSRVENAKMDSLEKLFADNGVVLVCASLDDTEAQWRAGLKEAGLNWATHIRLPNGAQSTEVSQYLLKAIPANYLIDGGGMIRDLDIRSNELTADLPALVKAFVEQPLTPR
- a CDS encoding MGMT family protein — encoded protein: MKQERYSFFEDVWDVVRLIPKGRVTTYGAIAEYLGTKMSARMVGWAMNVSPADVPAQRVVNRNGLLTGKHHFPEPGMMQALLEKEGITVVDDKVQDLPKVIWHPKELET
- the hemW gene encoding radical SAM family heme chaperone HemW codes for the protein MAGIYLHIPFCHKACSYCDFHFSTNLKKVDEMAVAIGKEAELQKGYFEGRPTIDTIYFGGGTPSLMPAAHLGRILDQLRENFLVSSTAEITLEGNPDDLDSKKLRELYTMGVNRLSVGVQSFSDADLLLLNRNHNAQQADRCIKAAQDLGIDNITLDLIYGIPGSGWKQWQANVDQAIALQVPHVSAYALTVEEKTLLHHQIEKGMLTAEPDATHEAQYFHLIDRLGEAGIEQYELSNFAKPGYRSRHNGAYWKGIPYLGLGPSAHSYNGTTRTNNVANNAVYLRALDEGRLAIASQETLSDRDQLNEYLMTQLRIVEGLDLQLLKEKWGFDLLYQEEELVQEWLSEDLIRIENNHLRLTRHGFMVSDGIIRELFVV